From a single Collimonas pratensis genomic region:
- a CDS encoding helix-turn-helix transcriptional regulator yields the protein MYHPTTRVLAVLELLQTHGRMSGAEMAARLEIDGRTLRRYVVTLEEMGIPITTERGRHGGYALMAGFKLPPMMFTDDEALALAIGLLAARGMGLAEAAPAVASAQAKLERIMPANLKRRVSAIDETVRLDLSQATSPTDNAALVILSAAAQNRQRVHLHYRSAQGDDSQRDFDPYGLAYRGGRWYVVGMCHLRKDVRSFRLDRVGQVQLLAQQFERPAAFDALTHLSFSVATIPRAFAIEVLLKTDLLSAREHLFDAIGIFEQTEDGVLLHNQSDDLDWFARQLARLPFAFEIHQPPALRDAVRLCAQRLLALVKK from the coding sequence ATGTACCACCCAACCACAAGAGTGCTGGCAGTGCTGGAACTGCTGCAAACCCATGGCCGCATGAGCGGGGCCGAGATGGCTGCGCGCCTGGAGATCGACGGCCGCACCTTGCGCCGCTATGTCGTGACGCTGGAGGAAATGGGGATTCCGATCACTACCGAGCGCGGCCGCCACGGCGGCTATGCGCTGATGGCCGGCTTCAAGCTGCCGCCCATGATGTTTACCGATGACGAAGCGCTGGCATTGGCCATCGGTTTGCTGGCGGCGCGCGGCATGGGGTTGGCCGAGGCGGCGCCGGCGGTGGCCAGCGCTCAGGCCAAGCTGGAGCGGATCATGCCGGCCAACCTGAAACGGCGCGTCAGCGCCATCGATGAAACGGTCAGGCTCGATCTGTCGCAAGCGACCTCACCTACCGACAATGCCGCCCTGGTGATTCTCAGCGCCGCTGCGCAAAACCGCCAGCGAGTGCATCTGCATTACCGCAGCGCCCAGGGCGACGATAGCCAACGCGACTTCGATCCTTACGGCCTGGCGTATCGCGGCGGGCGCTGGTATGTGGTTGGCATGTGCCATCTGCGCAAGGACGTGCGTTCATTCCGGCTGGACCGGGTGGGACAGGTGCAGCTGTTGGCGCAGCAATTTGAACGGCCGGCGGCCTTCGACGCCCTGACTCATTTGTCATTTTCGGTCGCCACCATTCCGCGCGCCTTTGCGATCGAAGTGCTGCTCAAGACGGATCTGCTTTCGGCGCGTGAACATCTGTTCGACGCCATCGGCATTTTTGAGCAGACCGAGGATGGCGTATTGCTGCACAACCAGTCAGACGATCTCGACTGGTTTGCGCGGCAGCTGGCGCGCCTGCCGTTTGCGTTTGAAATCCATCAACCACCGGCGTTGCGCGACGCCGTCAGGCTTTGTGCACAGAGATTATTAGCTCTGGTAAAAAAATAA
- a CDS encoding NIPSNAP family protein, with protein MKNISHSNAFQVIELRRYQIKPGRRADFAAYFESYFPEAFQQLGAIAFGQFFERKNTDTFTWLRGFKDMDARAVVNAAFYYGAVWKEHKATLNDLMVDSDNVLLLRPLDADSGVAVLPAVDPVKELQGAGGVVVAQIFALTPGSVERFAQQAAVSFAGYREAGMRQAGVLVTLDASNNFPQLPVRTDGPYLVWLGLVKDNQQLDSKFNPLAERAAKDLAAGGLLRAEPETVVLDPTRRSRLRWLPQ; from the coding sequence ATGAAAAACATCAGCCATTCCAACGCATTCCAGGTAATCGAGTTGCGCCGCTATCAGATCAAGCCAGGCCGCCGGGCGGATTTCGCCGCTTATTTTGAAAGCTATTTTCCGGAAGCTTTCCAGCAGCTGGGAGCGATTGCCTTCGGCCAGTTTTTTGAACGCAAGAATACGGACACCTTTACCTGGCTGCGCGGCTTCAAGGACATGGATGCCAGGGCGGTCGTCAATGCAGCGTTTTACTACGGGGCAGTGTGGAAAGAGCACAAGGCTACCTTGAACGATTTGATGGTCGATAGCGACAATGTGCTGCTGTTGCGTCCGCTGGATGCGGACAGCGGTGTGGCTGTGCTGCCGGCCGTCGATCCGGTCAAGGAGTTGCAGGGAGCCGGCGGTGTCGTTGTTGCGCAGATCTTCGCACTCACGCCAGGCAGCGTGGAGCGCTTTGCGCAGCAGGCCGCCGTCAGTTTTGCCGGCTACCGGGAAGCTGGCATGCGCCAGGCCGGCGTGCTGGTGACGCTGGACGCCAGCAATAATTTCCCACAGCTGCCGGTCAGGACTGACGGACCCTATCTGGTGTGGCTGGGCCTGGTCAAAGATAACCAGCAGCTGGACAGTAAATTCAATCCGCTTGCCGAGCGTGCCGCCAAGGATTTGGCCGCCGGCGGCTTGCTCAGGGCAGAACCGGAAACGGTCGTCCTTGATCCCACCCGACGTTCGCGCCTGCGTTGGCTGCCGCAATAG
- a CDS encoding LysE family translocator codes for MNQSVNLWLYFMIVFGVIVLPGLDMAFVMASALVGGRRSGLAAVAGIIAGGICHVVMAMLGIAVILKLWPALFNLVLLAGACYIAWIGWSLLRSENAFRVAAAPRQLAPRAPAMTFFQAMMTSLLNPKAYVFMLAIFPQFLKIGAGPIWGQALVLGIITWLTQAAVYGGLALLSSKASGWFDANPRGGAIAGRLIGLLLIGAAIFTGIEGWQAL; via the coding sequence ATGAACCAATCCGTCAATCTCTGGCTGTATTTCATGATCGTATTCGGCGTCATCGTCTTGCCCGGGCTGGACATGGCCTTCGTGATGGCGAGCGCGCTGGTGGGCGGCCGCCGCTCCGGCCTGGCGGCGGTGGCCGGAATCATAGCGGGCGGCATCTGTCATGTCGTCATGGCGATGCTGGGCATCGCCGTCATCTTGAAACTGTGGCCGGCGCTGTTCAACCTGGTGCTGCTGGCCGGCGCCTGCTATATCGCCTGGATCGGCTGGTCGCTGCTGCGCAGCGAGAACGCCTTCCGCGTCGCCGCAGCGCCGCGCCAGCTGGCTCCCAGGGCGCCGGCCATGACCTTCTTCCAGGCCATGATGACCAGCTTGTTGAATCCGAAAGCTTATGTGTTCATGCTGGCGATTTTTCCACAATTCCTGAAAATCGGCGCCGGCCCGATCTGGGGCCAGGCGCTGGTGCTGGGCATCATTACCTGGCTGACCCAGGCCGCGGTGTATGGCGGCCTGGCGCTGCTTTCCAGCAAAGCCAGCGGCTGGTTCGACGCCAATCCGCGCGGCGGCGCCATTGCCGGCCGCCTGATCGGCCTGCTGCTGATCGGCGCCGCGATCTTTACCGGGATCGAAGGCTGGCAGGCGCTCTAG
- a CDS encoding amidase, whose protein sequence is MFKEYADYDASGLAALVASREVSAGELLEAALARAAAVNPAINAICIPMEEIGRQRAQQELRGPFAGVPFLIKDIVQDYAGVPTTGGCRALRQYVPQQHAAIVQRFLDAGLVIFGKTATPEFALKGVTEPLLWGATRNPWDLQRTPGGSSGGAAAAVAAGIVPAAGAADGGGSIRIPAAYCGLFGLRPSRGRVPAGPNHAEFWDGASSDHVLTRSVRDSARLLDAIGGADVGAPFAITAPELPYAEAILRPPGKLRIGYSTQSPLGTPVHQECVNAVMQAAKLLADLGHDVKPAQPEIDGQALARSFVTMYFGQTAAGIAHIKQLTGAGNSGFELESRILALIGRTISAGDYVRERERWNEYARALGRFHQRYDLYLTPTTAQPPCRIGEQDTPPLQRAAAQLVLALGAGSLLIKSGMVESLVKTSLQAVPFTQLSNLTGTPSMSVPLHWAATTGSAQALPYGVQFVARFGDEATLLRLAAQLEQAQPWQQRRPSIG, encoded by the coding sequence ATGTTCAAGGAATACGCCGATTACGATGCCAGCGGCCTGGCCGCCCTGGTGGCAAGCCGGGAAGTTTCTGCCGGCGAGTTGCTGGAAGCAGCGCTGGCGCGCGCCGCCGCGGTCAACCCGGCCATCAACGCCATTTGCATCCCGATGGAAGAAATCGGCCGCCAGCGCGCACAGCAGGAACTGCGTGGACCGTTCGCCGGCGTGCCGTTCCTGATCAAGGATATCGTCCAGGACTATGCCGGCGTGCCAACCACCGGCGGCTGCCGCGCTCTGCGCCAGTATGTGCCGCAGCAGCATGCCGCCATCGTCCAGCGCTTCCTCGATGCCGGCCTGGTCATTTTCGGCAAGACCGCCACCCCTGAATTTGCGCTGAAAGGCGTCACCGAGCCGCTGCTGTGGGGCGCCACCCGCAACCCCTGGGATCTGCAGCGCACGCCCGGCGGTTCGTCGGGCGGCGCTGCCGCCGCGGTAGCTGCCGGCATCGTGCCGGCGGCAGGCGCAGCGGATGGCGGCGGTTCAATCCGGATTCCCGCCGCTTACTGCGGCCTGTTCGGGCTGCGGCCCTCGCGCGGCCGGGTGCCGGCAGGACCGAACCATGCGGAATTCTGGGACGGCGCCTCCAGCGACCATGTGCTGACGCGCAGCGTACGCGATTCGGCGCGCCTGCTGGATGCGATCGGCGGCGCCGACGTCGGCGCGCCCTTTGCCATCACTGCGCCGGAGCTTCCCTATGCCGAGGCAATATTGCGGCCGCCGGGAAAGCTGCGCATTGGCTATAGCACGCAATCGCCGCTAGGTACGCCGGTGCACCAGGAATGCGTGAACGCCGTCATGCAAGCCGCCAAGCTGCTGGCCGACCTGGGGCACGATGTGAAGCCAGCCCAGCCTGAAATCGACGGCCAGGCGCTGGCGCGCAGTTTTGTCACCATGTATTTCGGCCAGACTGCGGCCGGCATCGCCCATATCAAGCAGCTCACCGGCGCCGGCAACAGCGGCTTTGAACTGGAATCGCGCATACTGGCGCTGATCGGCCGCACCATCAGTGCCGGCGATTACGTGCGCGAGCGCGAACGCTGGAATGAGTACGCGCGGGCGTTGGGACGTTTCCACCAGCGCTACGATCTGTACCTGACGCCGACCACCGCGCAGCCGCCCTGCCGCATCGGCGAGCAAGATACGCCGCCCTTGCAGCGCGCCGCAGCCCAGCTGGTGTTGGCGCTGGGTGCGGGCAGCCTGCTGATCAAGAGCGGCATGGTCGAGAGCCTGGTCAAGACCAGCCTGCAAGCGGTGCCATTCACGCAACTGTCCAATCTCACCGGCACGCCCAGCATGTCGGTGCCGTTGCACTGGGCCGCCACCACAGGTTCGGCACAAGCGTTGCCATACGGCGTGCAATTCGTCGCCCGCTTCGGCGACGAAGCCACCCTGCTGCGGCTGGCGGCGCAACTGGAACAGGCGCAACCGTGGCAGCAGCGCCGCCCTTCCATTGGCTAG